One genomic region from Drosophila subpulchrella strain 33 F10 #4 breed RU33 chromosome 2R, RU_Dsub_v1.1 Primary Assembly, whole genome shotgun sequence encodes:
- the LOC119549431 gene encoding myc box-dependent-interacting protein 1 isoform X4 — MSENRGIMLAKSVQKHAGRAKEKILQNLGKVDCTSDEIFDDHLNNFNRQQASANRLQKEFNNYIRCVRAAQTASKSLMDAVCEIYEPQWTGHEALQAQTGASESLWADFAHKLGDQVLIPLNTYTGQFPEMKKKVEKRNRKLIDYDGQRHSFQNLQANANKRKDDVKLTKGREQLEEARRTYEILNTELHDELPALYDSRILFLVTNLQTLFATENVFHNETAKIYSELEAIVDKLATESQRGSNTLRKQTSNPIKTSSPVQPPVNKLNNANINSNYQNQITTNGGSSLANSPTSTSSSLQEPRFDSVSSTPEPPPESPAAAVAAATPSSPTENGVTTKSVERPELSALNASAKATTTTQTSPTEEKVVVSEVKPSQTEGATAAAVVTTATPAPPATPAQVNGNNNEPSIPKEGGKHPKELPSTTSNAEAAAEAAANNGNSIEEHKQKKLDANTADLPPGVLYRVKATYGYVKEDVDELSFEIGDLIRVIEYDDPEDQEEGWLMGQKEGTTEKGLFPANFTRPI; from the exons ATTTTACAAAATCTGGGAAAAGTCGACTGCACCTCAGATGAAATTTTCGACGATCACCTGAACAACTTTAACCGCCAACAGGCCAGTGCCAACAGATTACAAAAGGAGTTCAATAACTACATAAGATGTGTTCGAG CTGCACAAACCGCCTCCAAGTCGCTGATGGACGCCGTTTGCGAGATCTACGAGCCACAATGGACCGGCCACGAAGCCCTGCAGGCGCAAACGGGAGCCTCGGAGAGTTTGTGGGCGGACTTTGCGCACAAGTTGGGGGATCAAGTCCTCATACCGCTCAACACATACACGGGACAGTTTCCCGAAATGAAG AAAAAAGTCGAGAAGCGCAACCGGAAGCTGATTGACTACGATGGCCAGCGTCACTCGTTCCAGAATCTGCAGGCCAATGCCAACAAGCGCAAAGATGATGTCAAA CTAACCAAAGGACGCGAACAGTTGGAGGAAGCCAGACGCACCTACGAAATCTTAAACACGGAACTCCACGACGAGCTGCCTGCCTTATATGACTCTAGGATACTGTTTCTGGTCACCAACTTGCAGACGCTTTTTGCCACAGAAAACGTTTTCCACAACGAAACGGCCAAG ATTTATTCGGAACTAGAAGCTATCGTCGACAAATTGGCCACAGAATCGCAGCGCGGCTCCAATACGCTACGCAAACAAACAA GCAATCCCATCAAGACATCGAGTCCAGTGCAGCCGCCAGTAAATAAGTTAAACAACGCCAACATCAACAGCAACTATCAGAATCAAATAACCACAAACGGTGGCTCCAGTTTGGCAAACAGCC CGACATCCACCAGCTCGTCGCTGCAAGAGCCTCGATTTGATTCAGTTTCTTCAACACCAGAACCGCCCCCGGAATCCCCAGCAGCAGCGGTAGCAGCAGCCACGCCCAGTAGTCCCACGGAGAACGGGGTAACCACCAAGTCAGTGGAGCGTCCCGAGTTGAGTGCTCTTAATGCGAGTGCCAAGGCAACCACAACCACGCAGACGTCGCCCACGGAGGAGAAGGTGGTGGTCAGTGAAGTGAAGCCATCGCAAACTGAAGGAGCCACAGCCGCAGCAGTAGTAACCACTGCAACACCTGCCCCACCAGCCACACCCGCCCAAGTCAATGGCAACAACAATGAACCCTCGATCCCCAAGGAAGGTGGCAAGCACCCGAAGGAACTGCCATCCACCACATCCAATGCGGAAGCTGCTGCCGAGGCGGCGGCCAATAATGGCAATTCCATCGAGGAGCACAAGCAGAAGAAATTAG ATGCCAATACCGCCGACTTGCCGCCCGGCGTCCTTTATCGGGTTAAGGCCACCTACGGCTACGTTAAGGAGGATGTGGACGAGCTTAGCTTCGAGATCGGAGACCTTATTCGCGTTATTGAGTACGACGATCCCGAGGATCAG GAGGAGGGCTGGCTGATGGGTCAGAAGGAGGGCACCACCGAGAAGGGACTCTTCCCCGCCAACTTCACGCGCCCCATCTGA
- the LOC119549431 gene encoding amphiphysin isoform X6, with product MSENRGIMLAKSVQKHAGRAKEKILQNLGKVDCTSDEIFDDHLNNFNRQQASANRLQKEFNNYIRCVRAAQTASKSLMDAVCEIYEPQWTGHEALQAQTGASESLWADFAHKLGDQVLIPLNTYTGQFPEMKKKVEKRNRKLIDYDGQRHSFQNLQANANKRKDDVKLTKGREQLEEARRTYEILNTELHDELPALYDSRILFLVTNLQTLFATENVFHNETAKIYSELEAIVDKLATESQRGSNTLRKQTSNPIKTSSPVQPPVNKLNNANINSNYQNQITTNGGSSLANSHANTADLPPGVLYRVKATYGYVKEDVDELSFEIGDLIRVIEYDDPEDQEEGWLMGQKEGTTEKGLFPANFTRPI from the exons ATTTTACAAAATCTGGGAAAAGTCGACTGCACCTCAGATGAAATTTTCGACGATCACCTGAACAACTTTAACCGCCAACAGGCCAGTGCCAACAGATTACAAAAGGAGTTCAATAACTACATAAGATGTGTTCGAG CTGCACAAACCGCCTCCAAGTCGCTGATGGACGCCGTTTGCGAGATCTACGAGCCACAATGGACCGGCCACGAAGCCCTGCAGGCGCAAACGGGAGCCTCGGAGAGTTTGTGGGCGGACTTTGCGCACAAGTTGGGGGATCAAGTCCTCATACCGCTCAACACATACACGGGACAGTTTCCCGAAATGAAG AAAAAAGTCGAGAAGCGCAACCGGAAGCTGATTGACTACGATGGCCAGCGTCACTCGTTCCAGAATCTGCAGGCCAATGCCAACAAGCGCAAAGATGATGTCAAA CTAACCAAAGGACGCGAACAGTTGGAGGAAGCCAGACGCACCTACGAAATCTTAAACACGGAACTCCACGACGAGCTGCCTGCCTTATATGACTCTAGGATACTGTTTCTGGTCACCAACTTGCAGACGCTTTTTGCCACAGAAAACGTTTTCCACAACGAAACGGCCAAG ATTTATTCGGAACTAGAAGCTATCGTCGACAAATTGGCCACAGAATCGCAGCGCGGCTCCAATACGCTACGCAAACAAACAA GCAATCCCATCAAGACATCGAGTCCAGTGCAGCCGCCAGTAAATAAGTTAAACAACGCCAACATCAACAGCAACTATCAGAATCAAATAACCACAAACGGTGGCTCCAGTTTGGCAAACAGCC ATGCCAATACCGCCGACTTGCCGCCCGGCGTCCTTTATCGGGTTAAGGCCACCTACGGCTACGTTAAGGAGGATGTGGACGAGCTTAGCTTCGAGATCGGAGACCTTATTCGCGTTATTGAGTACGACGATCCCGAGGATCAG GAGGAGGGCTGGCTGATGGGTCAGAAGGAGGGCACCACCGAGAAGGGACTCTTCCCCGCCAACTTCACGCGCCCCATCTGA
- the LOC119549431 gene encoding myc box-dependent-interacting protein 1 isoform X2, translating into MSENRGIMLAKSVQKHAGRAKEKILQNLGKVDCTSDEIFDDHLNNFNRQQASANRLQKEFNNYIRCVRAAQTASKSLMDAVCEIYEPQWTGHEALQAQTGASESLWADFAHKLGDQVLIPLNTYTGQFPEMKKKVEKRNRKLIDYDGQRHSFQNLQANANKRKDDVKLTKGREQLEEARRTYEILNTELHDELPALYDSRILFLVTNLQTLFATENVFHNETAKIYSELEAIVDKLATESQRGSNTLRKQTSNPIKTSSPVQPPVNKLNNANINSNYQNQITTNGGSSLANSPTSTSSSLQEPRFDSVSSTPEPPPESPAAAVAAATPSSPTENGVTTKSVERPELSALNASAKATTTTQTSPTEEKVVVSEVKPSQTEGATAAAVVTTATPAPPATPAQVNGNNNEPSIPKEGGKHPKELPSTTSNAEAAAEAAANNGNSIEEHKQKKLDTDKVVTKSDTDTDTKSSTGTSQKGRPVPVVNRHSVNNLNKNPFEDDDDRIYEVPADANTADLPPGVLYRVKATYGYVKEDVDELSFEIGDLIRVIEYDDPEDQEEGWLMGQKEGTTEKGLFPANFTRPI; encoded by the exons ATTTTACAAAATCTGGGAAAAGTCGACTGCACCTCAGATGAAATTTTCGACGATCACCTGAACAACTTTAACCGCCAACAGGCCAGTGCCAACAGATTACAAAAGGAGTTCAATAACTACATAAGATGTGTTCGAG CTGCACAAACCGCCTCCAAGTCGCTGATGGACGCCGTTTGCGAGATCTACGAGCCACAATGGACCGGCCACGAAGCCCTGCAGGCGCAAACGGGAGCCTCGGAGAGTTTGTGGGCGGACTTTGCGCACAAGTTGGGGGATCAAGTCCTCATACCGCTCAACACATACACGGGACAGTTTCCCGAAATGAAG AAAAAAGTCGAGAAGCGCAACCGGAAGCTGATTGACTACGATGGCCAGCGTCACTCGTTCCAGAATCTGCAGGCCAATGCCAACAAGCGCAAAGATGATGTCAAA CTAACCAAAGGACGCGAACAGTTGGAGGAAGCCAGACGCACCTACGAAATCTTAAACACGGAACTCCACGACGAGCTGCCTGCCTTATATGACTCTAGGATACTGTTTCTGGTCACCAACTTGCAGACGCTTTTTGCCACAGAAAACGTTTTCCACAACGAAACGGCCAAG ATTTATTCGGAACTAGAAGCTATCGTCGACAAATTGGCCACAGAATCGCAGCGCGGCTCCAATACGCTACGCAAACAAACAA GCAATCCCATCAAGACATCGAGTCCAGTGCAGCCGCCAGTAAATAAGTTAAACAACGCCAACATCAACAGCAACTATCAGAATCAAATAACCACAAACGGTGGCTCCAGTTTGGCAAACAGCC CGACATCCACCAGCTCGTCGCTGCAAGAGCCTCGATTTGATTCAGTTTCTTCAACACCAGAACCGCCCCCGGAATCCCCAGCAGCAGCGGTAGCAGCAGCCACGCCCAGTAGTCCCACGGAGAACGGGGTAACCACCAAGTCAGTGGAGCGTCCCGAGTTGAGTGCTCTTAATGCGAGTGCCAAGGCAACCACAACCACGCAGACGTCGCCCACGGAGGAGAAGGTGGTGGTCAGTGAAGTGAAGCCATCGCAAACTGAAGGAGCCACAGCCGCAGCAGTAGTAACCACTGCAACACCTGCCCCACCAGCCACACCCGCCCAAGTCAATGGCAACAACAATGAACCCTCGATCCCCAAGGAAGGTGGCAAGCACCCGAAGGAACTGCCATCCACCACATCCAATGCGGAAGCTGCTGCCGAGGCGGCGGCCAATAATGGCAATTCCATCGAGGAGCACAAGCAGAAGAAATTAG ATACAGATAAAGTAGTAACCAaatcagatacagatacagatactaaGAGCAGCACAGGCACAAGTCAGAAAGGTAGACCAGTACCAGTAGTTAATAGGCACAGCGTAAATAATCTTAATAAGAATCCGTTCGAGGATGACGACGATCGCATCTACGAGGTGCCCGCTG ATGCCAATACCGCCGACTTGCCGCCCGGCGTCCTTTATCGGGTTAAGGCCACCTACGGCTACGTTAAGGAGGATGTGGACGAGCTTAGCTTCGAGATCGGAGACCTTATTCGCGTTATTGAGTACGACGATCCCGAGGATCAG GAGGAGGGCTGGCTGATGGGTCAGAAGGAGGGCACCACCGAGAAGGGACTCTTCCCCGCCAACTTCACGCGCCCCATCTGA
- the LOC119549431 gene encoding amphiphysin isoform X7: MSENRGIMLAKSVQKHAGRAKEKILQNLGKVDCTSDEIFDDHLNNFNRQQASANRLQKEFNNYIRCVRAAQTASKSLMDAVCEIYEPQWTGHEALQAQTGASESLWADFAHKLGDQVLIPLNTYTGQFPEMKKKVEKRNRKLIDYDGQRHSFQNLQANANKRKDDVKLTKGREQLEEARRTYEILNTELHDELPALYDSRILFLVTNLQTLFATENVFHNETAKIYSELEAIVDKLATESQRGSNTLRKQTSNPIKTSSPVQPPVNKLNNANINSNYQNQITTNGGSSLANSQLNIIHNI, encoded by the exons ATTTTACAAAATCTGGGAAAAGTCGACTGCACCTCAGATGAAATTTTCGACGATCACCTGAACAACTTTAACCGCCAACAGGCCAGTGCCAACAGATTACAAAAGGAGTTCAATAACTACATAAGATGTGTTCGAG CTGCACAAACCGCCTCCAAGTCGCTGATGGACGCCGTTTGCGAGATCTACGAGCCACAATGGACCGGCCACGAAGCCCTGCAGGCGCAAACGGGAGCCTCGGAGAGTTTGTGGGCGGACTTTGCGCACAAGTTGGGGGATCAAGTCCTCATACCGCTCAACACATACACGGGACAGTTTCCCGAAATGAAG AAAAAAGTCGAGAAGCGCAACCGGAAGCTGATTGACTACGATGGCCAGCGTCACTCGTTCCAGAATCTGCAGGCCAATGCCAACAAGCGCAAAGATGATGTCAAA CTAACCAAAGGACGCGAACAGTTGGAGGAAGCCAGACGCACCTACGAAATCTTAAACACGGAACTCCACGACGAGCTGCCTGCCTTATATGACTCTAGGATACTGTTTCTGGTCACCAACTTGCAGACGCTTTTTGCCACAGAAAACGTTTTCCACAACGAAACGGCCAAG ATTTATTCGGAACTAGAAGCTATCGTCGACAAATTGGCCACAGAATCGCAGCGCGGCTCCAATACGCTACGCAAACAAACAA GCAATCCCATCAAGACATCGAGTCCAGTGCAGCCGCCAGTAAATAAGTTAAACAACGCCAACATCAACAGCAACTATCAGAATCAAATAACCACAAACGGTGGCTCCAGTTTGGCAAACAGCC AGCTCAATATAATACACAACATATAG
- the LOC119549431 gene encoding myc box-dependent-interacting protein 1 isoform X5, translated as MSENRGIMLAKSVQKHAGRAKEKILQNLGKVDCTSDEIFDDHLNNFNRQQASANRLQKEFNNYIRCVRAAQTASKSLMDAVCEIYEPQWTGHEALQAQTGASESLWADFAHKLGDQVLIPLNTYTGQFPEMKKKVEKRNRKLIDYDGQRHSFQNLQANANKRKDDVKLTKGREQLEEARRTYEILNTELHDELPALYDSRILFLVTNLQTLFATENVFHNETAKIYSELEAIVDKLATESQRGSNTLRKQTSNPIKTSSPVQPPVNKLNNANINSNYQNQITTNGGSSLANSQPPPESPAAAVAAATPSSPTENGVTTKSVERPELSALNASAKATTTTQTSPTEEKVVVSEVKPSQTEGATAAAVVTTATPAPPATPAQVNGNNNEPSIPKEGGKHPKELPSTTSNAEAAAEAAANNGNSIEEHKQKKLDANTADLPPGVLYRVKATYGYVKEDVDELSFEIGDLIRVIEYDDPEDQEEGWLMGQKEGTTEKGLFPANFTRPI; from the exons ATTTTACAAAATCTGGGAAAAGTCGACTGCACCTCAGATGAAATTTTCGACGATCACCTGAACAACTTTAACCGCCAACAGGCCAGTGCCAACAGATTACAAAAGGAGTTCAATAACTACATAAGATGTGTTCGAG CTGCACAAACCGCCTCCAAGTCGCTGATGGACGCCGTTTGCGAGATCTACGAGCCACAATGGACCGGCCACGAAGCCCTGCAGGCGCAAACGGGAGCCTCGGAGAGTTTGTGGGCGGACTTTGCGCACAAGTTGGGGGATCAAGTCCTCATACCGCTCAACACATACACGGGACAGTTTCCCGAAATGAAG AAAAAAGTCGAGAAGCGCAACCGGAAGCTGATTGACTACGATGGCCAGCGTCACTCGTTCCAGAATCTGCAGGCCAATGCCAACAAGCGCAAAGATGATGTCAAA CTAACCAAAGGACGCGAACAGTTGGAGGAAGCCAGACGCACCTACGAAATCTTAAACACGGAACTCCACGACGAGCTGCCTGCCTTATATGACTCTAGGATACTGTTTCTGGTCACCAACTTGCAGACGCTTTTTGCCACAGAAAACGTTTTCCACAACGAAACGGCCAAG ATTTATTCGGAACTAGAAGCTATCGTCGACAAATTGGCCACAGAATCGCAGCGCGGCTCCAATACGCTACGCAAACAAACAA GCAATCCCATCAAGACATCGAGTCCAGTGCAGCCGCCAGTAAATAAGTTAAACAACGCCAACATCAACAGCAACTATCAGAATCAAATAACCACAAACGGTGGCTCCAGTTTGGCAAACAGCC AACCGCCCCCGGAATCCCCAGCAGCAGCGGTAGCAGCAGCCACGCCCAGTAGTCCCACGGAGAACGGGGTAACCACCAAGTCAGTGGAGCGTCCCGAGTTGAGTGCTCTTAATGCGAGTGCCAAGGCAACCACAACCACGCAGACGTCGCCCACGGAGGAGAAGGTGGTGGTCAGTGAAGTGAAGCCATCGCAAACTGAAGGAGCCACAGCCGCAGCAGTAGTAACCACTGCAACACCTGCCCCACCAGCCACACCCGCCCAAGTCAATGGCAACAACAATGAACCCTCGATCCCCAAGGAAGGTGGCAAGCACCCGAAGGAACTGCCATCCACCACATCCAATGCGGAAGCTGCTGCCGAGGCGGCGGCCAATAATGGCAATTCCATCGAGGAGCACAAGCAGAAGAAATTAG ATGCCAATACCGCCGACTTGCCGCCCGGCGTCCTTTATCGGGTTAAGGCCACCTACGGCTACGTTAAGGAGGATGTGGACGAGCTTAGCTTCGAGATCGGAGACCTTATTCGCGTTATTGAGTACGACGATCCCGAGGATCAG GAGGAGGGCTGGCTGATGGGTCAGAAGGAGGGCACCACCGAGAAGGGACTCTTCCCCGCCAACTTCACGCGCCCCATCTGA
- the LOC119549431 gene encoding myc box-dependent-interacting protein 1 isoform X3, producing MSENRGIMLAKSVQKHAGRAKEKILQNLGKVDCTSDEIFDDHLNNFNRQQASANRLQKEFNNYIRCVRAAQTASKSLMDAVCEIYEPQWTGHEALQAQTGASESLWADFAHKLGDQVLIPLNTYTGQFPEMKKKVEKRNRKLIDYDGQRHSFQNLQANANKRKDDVKLTKGREQLEEARRTYEILNTELHDELPALYDSRILFLVTNLQTLFATENVFHNETAKIYSELEAIVDKLATESQRGSNTLRKQTSNPIKTSSPVQPPVNKLNNANINSNYQNQITTNGGSSLANSQPPPESPAAAVAAATPSSPTENGVTTKSVERPELSALNASAKATTTTQTSPTEEKVVVSEVKPSQTEGATAAAVVTTATPAPPATPAQVNGNNNEPSIPKEGGKHPKELPSTTSNAEAAAEAAANNGNSIEEHKQKKLDTDKVVTKSDTDTDTKSSTGTSQKGRPVPVVNRHSVNNLNKNPFEDDDDRIYEVPADANTADLPPGVLYRVKATYGYVKEDVDELSFEIGDLIRVIEYDDPEDQEEGWLMGQKEGTTEKGLFPANFTRPI from the exons ATTTTACAAAATCTGGGAAAAGTCGACTGCACCTCAGATGAAATTTTCGACGATCACCTGAACAACTTTAACCGCCAACAGGCCAGTGCCAACAGATTACAAAAGGAGTTCAATAACTACATAAGATGTGTTCGAG CTGCACAAACCGCCTCCAAGTCGCTGATGGACGCCGTTTGCGAGATCTACGAGCCACAATGGACCGGCCACGAAGCCCTGCAGGCGCAAACGGGAGCCTCGGAGAGTTTGTGGGCGGACTTTGCGCACAAGTTGGGGGATCAAGTCCTCATACCGCTCAACACATACACGGGACAGTTTCCCGAAATGAAG AAAAAAGTCGAGAAGCGCAACCGGAAGCTGATTGACTACGATGGCCAGCGTCACTCGTTCCAGAATCTGCAGGCCAATGCCAACAAGCGCAAAGATGATGTCAAA CTAACCAAAGGACGCGAACAGTTGGAGGAAGCCAGACGCACCTACGAAATCTTAAACACGGAACTCCACGACGAGCTGCCTGCCTTATATGACTCTAGGATACTGTTTCTGGTCACCAACTTGCAGACGCTTTTTGCCACAGAAAACGTTTTCCACAACGAAACGGCCAAG ATTTATTCGGAACTAGAAGCTATCGTCGACAAATTGGCCACAGAATCGCAGCGCGGCTCCAATACGCTACGCAAACAAACAA GCAATCCCATCAAGACATCGAGTCCAGTGCAGCCGCCAGTAAATAAGTTAAACAACGCCAACATCAACAGCAACTATCAGAATCAAATAACCACAAACGGTGGCTCCAGTTTGGCAAACAGCC AACCGCCCCCGGAATCCCCAGCAGCAGCGGTAGCAGCAGCCACGCCCAGTAGTCCCACGGAGAACGGGGTAACCACCAAGTCAGTGGAGCGTCCCGAGTTGAGTGCTCTTAATGCGAGTGCCAAGGCAACCACAACCACGCAGACGTCGCCCACGGAGGAGAAGGTGGTGGTCAGTGAAGTGAAGCCATCGCAAACTGAAGGAGCCACAGCCGCAGCAGTAGTAACCACTGCAACACCTGCCCCACCAGCCACACCCGCCCAAGTCAATGGCAACAACAATGAACCCTCGATCCCCAAGGAAGGTGGCAAGCACCCGAAGGAACTGCCATCCACCACATCCAATGCGGAAGCTGCTGCCGAGGCGGCGGCCAATAATGGCAATTCCATCGAGGAGCACAAGCAGAAGAAATTAG ATACAGATAAAGTAGTAACCAaatcagatacagatacagatactaaGAGCAGCACAGGCACAAGTCAGAAAGGTAGACCAGTACCAGTAGTTAATAGGCACAGCGTAAATAATCTTAATAAGAATCCGTTCGAGGATGACGACGATCGCATCTACGAGGTGCCCGCTG ATGCCAATACCGCCGACTTGCCGCCCGGCGTCCTTTATCGGGTTAAGGCCACCTACGGCTACGTTAAGGAGGATGTGGACGAGCTTAGCTTCGAGATCGGAGACCTTATTCGCGTTATTGAGTACGACGATCCCGAGGATCAG GAGGAGGGCTGGCTGATGGGTCAGAAGGAGGGCACCACCGAGAAGGGACTCTTCCCCGCCAACTTCACGCGCCCCATCTGA
- the LOC119549431 gene encoding bridging integrator 2 isoform X1 — protein sequence MSENRGIMLAKSVQKHAGRAKEKILQNLGKVDCTSDEIFDDHLNNFNRQQASANRLQKEFNNYIRCVRAAQTASKSLMDAVCEIYEPQWTGHEALQAQTGASESLWADFAHKLGDQVLIPLNTYTGQFPEMKKKVEKRNRKLIDYDGQRHSFQNLQANANKRKDDVKLTKGREQLEEARRTYEILNTELHDELPALYDSRILFLVTNLQTLFATENVFHNETAKIYSELEAIVDKLATESQRGSNTLRKQTSNPIKTSSPVQPPVNKLNNANINSNYQNQITTNGGSSLANSPTSTSSSLQEPRFDSVSSTPEPPPESPAAAVAAATPSSPTENGVTTKSVERPELSALNASAKATTTTQTSPTEEKVVVSEVKPSQTEGATAAAVVTTATPAPPATPAQVNGNNNEPSIPKEGGKHPKELPSTTSNAEAAAEAAANNGNSIEEHKQKKLGNDTTATETETVTQHLATSTDTDKVVTKSDTDTDTKSSTGTSQKGRPVPVVNRHSVNNLNKNPFEDDDDRIYEVPADANTADLPPGVLYRVKATYGYVKEDVDELSFEIGDLIRVIEYDDPEDQEEGWLMGQKEGTTEKGLFPANFTRPI from the exons ATTTTACAAAATCTGGGAAAAGTCGACTGCACCTCAGATGAAATTTTCGACGATCACCTGAACAACTTTAACCGCCAACAGGCCAGTGCCAACAGATTACAAAAGGAGTTCAATAACTACATAAGATGTGTTCGAG CTGCACAAACCGCCTCCAAGTCGCTGATGGACGCCGTTTGCGAGATCTACGAGCCACAATGGACCGGCCACGAAGCCCTGCAGGCGCAAACGGGAGCCTCGGAGAGTTTGTGGGCGGACTTTGCGCACAAGTTGGGGGATCAAGTCCTCATACCGCTCAACACATACACGGGACAGTTTCCCGAAATGAAG AAAAAAGTCGAGAAGCGCAACCGGAAGCTGATTGACTACGATGGCCAGCGTCACTCGTTCCAGAATCTGCAGGCCAATGCCAACAAGCGCAAAGATGATGTCAAA CTAACCAAAGGACGCGAACAGTTGGAGGAAGCCAGACGCACCTACGAAATCTTAAACACGGAACTCCACGACGAGCTGCCTGCCTTATATGACTCTAGGATACTGTTTCTGGTCACCAACTTGCAGACGCTTTTTGCCACAGAAAACGTTTTCCACAACGAAACGGCCAAG ATTTATTCGGAACTAGAAGCTATCGTCGACAAATTGGCCACAGAATCGCAGCGCGGCTCCAATACGCTACGCAAACAAACAA GCAATCCCATCAAGACATCGAGTCCAGTGCAGCCGCCAGTAAATAAGTTAAACAACGCCAACATCAACAGCAACTATCAGAATCAAATAACCACAAACGGTGGCTCCAGTTTGGCAAACAGCC CGACATCCACCAGCTCGTCGCTGCAAGAGCCTCGATTTGATTCAGTTTCTTCAACACCAGAACCGCCCCCGGAATCCCCAGCAGCAGCGGTAGCAGCAGCCACGCCCAGTAGTCCCACGGAGAACGGGGTAACCACCAAGTCAGTGGAGCGTCCCGAGTTGAGTGCTCTTAATGCGAGTGCCAAGGCAACCACAACCACGCAGACGTCGCCCACGGAGGAGAAGGTGGTGGTCAGTGAAGTGAAGCCATCGCAAACTGAAGGAGCCACAGCCGCAGCAGTAGTAACCACTGCAACACCTGCCCCACCAGCCACACCCGCCCAAGTCAATGGCAACAACAATGAACCCTCGATCCCCAAGGAAGGTGGCAAGCACCCGAAGGAACTGCCATCCACCACATCCAATGCGGAAGCTGCTGCCGAGGCGGCGGCCAATAATGGCAATTCCATCGAGGAGCACAAGCAGAAGAAATTAGGTAATgacacaacagcaacagaaacagaaacagtcACCCAGCACTTAGCTACATCAACAGATACAGATAAAGTAGTAACCAaatcagatacagatacagatactaaGAGCAGCACAGGCACAAGTCAGAAAGGTAGACCAGTACCAGTAGTTAATAGGCACAGCGTAAATAATCTTAATAAGAATCCGTTCGAGGATGACGACGATCGCATCTACGAGGTGCCCGCTG ATGCCAATACCGCCGACTTGCCGCCCGGCGTCCTTTATCGGGTTAAGGCCACCTACGGCTACGTTAAGGAGGATGTGGACGAGCTTAGCTTCGAGATCGGAGACCTTATTCGCGTTATTGAGTACGACGATCCCGAGGATCAG GAGGAGGGCTGGCTGATGGGTCAGAAGGAGGGCACCACCGAGAAGGGACTCTTCCCCGCCAACTTCACGCGCCCCATCTGA